CCGCCCCCGCCTCTGCTCCGGCTCCCGCTCTCGGCCCTGCTCCGGCTCCCGCTTCTGCCCGGACTCCTGCCCCCGTCTCTGCTCCGTGCTCTCGCTCTCGGCCCTGCTCCGGCTCCCGCTTCTGCCCCTGGACTCCTGCCCCCGTCTCTGCTCCGTGTTCTCGCTCTGGCCCCTGCTTGGGTGCTTGTCGGCTCCCGTGTGCTGGAGCGGGTGGAAGCCGGCGCCGGCGCGCCCGTCTTCGCCGCCTGCTGCTCGCCTCCTGTTCTGCCTCTGCCGTGTGGGCGACGGCGACCGCGAGGAGCCGTGCCTCTGCCTTCGCTCTCTGGCGGTGTGGGGGGCGGGTGCTGCTTGTGGCGGGCGGTGCGGGGCGTGGTGTCGCCTGCCGGGCTGCTCTTCTCCCGTTTGTTCGCGGGTGGTTGGGCGGGCAGTCGCAGTCGCAGTCGCAGTCGCAGTCGCAGTCGCAGGTGTGTGCGTGTGCGTGTGCGTGGGCGTGGGCGTGGGCGTGAGTGGGGGGTGTGGGTGGGTTTATGGGGTGGTGGGGTTGCCGAACCAGTGGTGGAGGGCGTGGGTGAGGGTGGTGGGGTTGTCGTCTGTTTCGGTTGCCCAGGCGATGTATCCGTCGGGGCGGATGAGGAGGGCGGTGAGGTTGTCGAGGGGGCCGGGGGTGGTGGGGGTGCCGGTGTGGGTGGTGATGCGGTCTTTCCAGCCGGTGAGGGTGGTGCGGAGTTCGTGGTTGTCGGTGAGGTCGAGGAAGAGGCCTTGGGCGTGGTGGAGGAGGTCGGGGGTGTGTTGGGGGCCGGTGAGGGTGGTCAGGGTGTGTGGGGGGAGGCGGTGTCCGGCCAGGGGGTGGGCGTTTTCGCCCATGTCGTAGTGGATGTCGAGGTGGCTGACGGCGCCGGCGAGGTGGCGTTTGACGTCGTCGAGGGCGATGAGTTCGGTGTAGAGGTCGCGGAGGGCTTGGGTTTCGTCGCCGCCGAAGAGGGCCATGCCCTGGGCGCGGGTGTTGGACAGCAGGCGGGCGCCGACGGGGTGGCGTTCGCTGTGGTAGGTGTCCAGGAGGTGGTGGGGGGCGCGGTGTTGGACGGTGGCGGCGAGTTTCCAGCCGAGGTTGACGGCGTCCTGGATGCCGGTGCTCATGCCCTGGCCGCCGGCGGGCAGGTGGATGTGTGCGGCGTCGCCGGCGAGCAGGACGCGGTGGTTGCGGTAGTGGGTGGCTTGGCGGGTGGCGTCGGTGAAGGAGCTGACCCACAGGGCGTTGCCGTGGGAGATGTCTTCGCCGGTGACCTGGTGCCAGGCGCGGGCGACGTCGGTGTAGTGGGGGGTGTCGCTGTCGGGGGTGGGGTGGGTGCCGTGGACGGACAGGATGATGCGGGCGATGCCTTCGGGCATGGGGAAGACCTGGACCAGGCCGCCGGGCAGGCGTTCGCCCAGCGGGCGCAGGCGTACGCCGCTGTCGGCGACGTCGGCCAGGTACATCAGCTGGGTTCCGCCGGTGCCGGGGAAGTCGATGCGGGCGGCTTTGCGGACGGGGCTGCGGGCGCCGTCGGCGCCGACGACGAAGCGTGCGCGTAAGTGTCGTGGGGTTCCGTCGGGGGTGGTGAGGGTGACGGTGACGTGGTCGTCCGCCTGGTCGAGTGCGGTGAAGGTGTGGCCGCGGCGGATGTCGGCGCCCAGTTCCAGGGCCCACTGTTCAAGGATGGCTTCGGTGGTGGACTGGGGGATGCCGCGGGCGCCGAAGTGGGCGCCTTCGAGGATGGTGTAGTCGAAGGGGACGCTGCCGAAGTGGCCCATGGCGCTGGTTTCCAGGCCGCCGAAGCGGGGGGTGAGGCCGCGCTGGTCGAAGGTTTCCAGGGTGCGGGCGGTGAAGCCCAGCGCGCGTGACTGGCCGGTGGGCTTTGTGAGTTGTTCGGCGACGATGACGCTCGCGCGGCCAAGGCGCAGTTCTCCGGCCAGCATCAGGCCGGTGGGCCCGGCTCCGATGACGATGACGTCCGCGTCCAGTGTGTGGTCCATCAGGGGGTCCTCTCCTCGTACGCGCCGGCATACCGGTCATCTCGCCTTGCGGGGCCGGGCGTTTGCGTTGTTGACGACTGGCTGGGCACCTTGGTGGAACTGCCCGTGGCGGGCCGGCCACGGCACGCGGGCTGGCCACGGCACGCGGCCCACACAGCCCCAGGCCGCAGCACCGCGCGGACGACGGCGGGGCGCCGCCTCGTCCCGTTCCGCCGGGAAGGGGGCTCGGTTGTGTGCCTGTTGGCGCACTCCCGGGGGGCCGGGGCCCGCACCGGACACGGCATACGGCCCCGCCCGCCTGCCCGTCCCGTCCGTCTCGTCCGTCTCGTCCGTCGGGACGGTCCGCGGCTCTTTCTCCATGCGTGGCCCGCGGGCCCGGGGTTCTCGTGCGTGGCCCGCGAGCCAGGGGTGCGCTGCCCCGATCCCTACGGCGCGACAGCCCCGGCACACCCTTTGATCGTGTCCGCCACCGCACGCTCACCCCACCGGTCTGCGGCCCCGACTTGCCCTTGCCCGTTGCTGCCGCCGCCTGCCTGTTGGCGCTTTTGTGGTGTGCTGGTTTGCTTTCGCGGGCCTGCGGCTCCACGGGTCTTACCCGGGGGTGTGGTGCGGGTGCGGGCGGGTGGGGTGTGTGGGGCAAGGCGGTGCCCGAGTGCGTGATGCGGCGTCATCAGGATGCATGTCACATGCTGTTCTTTCGGTTGAGGGGCGGTGGAGCAGTCCTTGCGGCGGGCTGTGCCGCCCGCCGTGGCCGGGCCGTCTGCCGCCTGCGGGCTGTGCGCCAACAGTGCTGTGGCACGGCGGTGGTTGCAGGCCCGCCGTCCGGTTGGCGCGGCCGGGCGCAACGGGGGTGCGAGCGTTCTTCCAGCAGGCCCACAGCCCCTCTTGAGCGCTATGCCCGACGGTCACGACGAGAGCGAGGCCCAGACCGTACGCGCACGGGCAAGGAGCGCGTACGGGGGACTCGGACGACTCCGAGATGCTGGGGGAGCCGGTGGCAGGTGTGTGCGGTGCGGCAGAACAACCGACCACCCCCTGCCGCCGCACACTGACTACGCAGCAGAGTGCCCAGCAGCCCGACTCAGCACATCAGGAACTGGCCGCGTTCATCCGTACGCGGGTGAGGACGTTCACGTGTACGCCGACAACTATCGGCCCTACGCCGCGCAGGCTCGCGCGGACAGCCGCCGCCCCCGCCCCAAGCCGCGGAAGATCCACCAGAGTCCTGAGCTGCGAGACTTCGTCCAGGCCGGCCTGGACCGCCGGTGGAGCCCGGAACAGATATGCCACGCTCTGAAGGCACAGTTTCCCGACCGGCCGGAGATGCATGTGGTCCACGAGACGGTCTACCAGGCTCTCTACGTCCAGGGCCGAGGGGAACTGCGCCGTGAGCTGGTCCGCGCACTGCGCTCGGGGCGCACCCGCCGCAAGCCCCAACGGCAGACCCGCAGCCGGCAGCCCCGCTTCCGGGACCCCATGGTCATGATCAGTGAACGTCCTGCCGAGGCCGAGGAGCGGGCAGTGCCCGGCCACTGGGAAGGCGACTTGATCATCGGCAAGGACGGTGCCTCGGCCATCGGCACCCTCGTCGAACGCGCCACCCGCTACGTGATGCTCCTGCACCTGCCAGGCGGCCGCAGCGCCGAACTCGTCCGGGACGCGCTGGTGGACACCGTCCGGACACTGCCCAGGCATCTGGTCCGCTCGCTCACCTGGGACCAAGGCGCCGAGATGGCCACCCATAAGAGCTTCAGCATCGCCACCGACGTCCCGGTCTACTTCTGCGACCCCGCCAGTCCCTGGCAGCGCGGCTCCAACGAGAACACCAACGGCCTGCTTCGCCAGTACTTCCCCAAAGGCACCGACCTCTCGGTCCACACCCACGAGCACCTGAACGCGGTCGCCGCCGAACTCAACGGCCGCCCACGCAAAACGCTCGGCTGGGAAACCCCAGCCGAGCGCCTGCATAAACTGCTCGCGGCCTGATCAACACGACCACGTGTTGCGACGACCCCTAGAAACCGCCCCTCGGGCAACGGTTCCCGATCGTCCTGACGCCAGATAATCAGGGCGCCGCTGGCGGAAAGAGAGTACTCAAAGCGCCGATCGGATCGGTCCGAGAAGCTCCGGACCCGATCCACGTCGTCCTGGTGGAACCGAGCCGGAACGGTCGCGGGAAGCAGCGTGACTTCAACACTCATGCGCAGACTCTACTTTGAGGATGCCGCACACGGCCCTGAGCACGCCTTCCGCGATTCCCTCCGATCGGCTTCGACTGTTGCGTCGGGATGCGCTGTTGTCGTTTCAGGCTGCACAGCGGCAAGAAGCCCTCTCGTGCCGGTAGTTGGGCGAGGGCCAAGTCAGGATCGGCGGCGTTCGACTGGGCGTCGGTGGATCGCGGGAGCCGACGGTGACTCACAGGGAGCAGCCCTGGCCGCGCCGTACTGTCATGCCCTGGTCGAGTGTGGCGTGCTCGGCAGGCTCCAGCTCGGCGGCGCGGAGGAAGTCGGCCACCTTGCCCGGCATACCGAGAACGACCGGCAGTCCGGAGCCGGGACGCCCCGGGGCAGCGGCGTGTACTCAGGCATAGGTCCGCGACGGCGGGACACGGGGCAACAGCCATGCCAGGCCCAGAGGCGAGCAATCCCGTTGCGGCCGCGAAAAAGATAATGGGACGACCCCACGACCCCTTTCGGCTTTTTACAGTCCTCCGGAATTCTGTAGAAAGTTGGGTCTCGTCCGAGTCTTGTCGGCAGTGGGGCGCACGGGACACAGTCCTGCTGCAGGCGCTCCCCACCTCGGCGCCGCCGGACCTCAGAGCTGGAAATCGGTCACGTCACACGCCGGTACCCGCCATCTCAGCATGCGCAGCTTTGTCATGCCTGGGTCAGGTCTGCCCTGCCTTCGAAAGGAAGCACGATGGCACTGTCGCGCAGACAGTTCTTCGCCACGGCGGTCGCTGCCGCGGCCCTGACAGCGACTGGAGTTACGGGAGCCCAGGCCGTCACCGCCGAGGCGCCGGCCGGGAGTTACCAGCCCCAGATGGTCGAGGCACTGGCCGACTCCCTCGGCGTCAGCGAGTCGGCCGCGGTCGCGCGGCTGGACCGACAGGCCGCTCTGCAGAAGACGCTCGGACTCATCCAGGACAAGGGTGTACGCACGGACGGTGCGTTCTTTGACCACAAGGGCCGCCTCGTCGTCAACGCCGCGAACGCACAGGCCGCCGAGGACGCCGAGGACGCGGGCCTGACTGCGCGCATACCCGCCCGCGGCGAGGCCCAGCTCAACCGGATCAAGGCCGCGCTCGACGCGCGGGCCGCCAAGCGTGTGCCTGCCGGCGTGACCTCCTGGGCGGTGGACGTCGAGAAGGACACGGTCACCGTGACGGTCGCCGACAGCAAGACCGCGAGCGCGCGTTCGTTCCTCGCGGCTGCCGCGAAGTACGGCAGCGCAGTGCGGGTGGTCAAGGACAAGACCGAGTACGAACCGCAGGCCACGGTCTACCCCGGCAGCCGCATGAACCTGAACAACGACTCCCGTAGCTGGTGCTCGGTCGGCTTCGGGGCCCGGGACTCGCAGGGGTACCAGCACCTCGTCTCGGCCGGCCACTGCGTGGAGAGCAAGCCGGGCCTTTACCTCGACGGCGACCGCTTCGCCGTGGGCGAGCGTTCGCGCTTCCGCGAGGGCTACAACAGCGTCGACATGGGCACCGCCAGGGTGGACTCCGGGGACGCGATCGCCACTTCGGTCGGCACGTGGGGCAACGGCAGCCCGGTGGCGGTCAAGGGCAGCCAGCGAGCCACGCGTGGCGCCACCGTCTGCAAGTCGGGCTCGACCACGGGCTGGACGTGCGGCTCGGTCGGTTCCTACAACGTCTCCGTCACCTACACCAACCCGAACACCGGCGCGCGCACCTACGTCACCGGCCTTGCCACCTCCTCGGTGTGCACCGAGGGCGGTGACAGCGGCGGCGCCTACATCTCCGGCAACCAGGGCCAGGGCATGACGTCCGGCGGCCCGACCGGTCAGCAGTGCAACGGCGTCTACGGCGAGGGTTCGTCCTACTTCCAGCCCCTCGACGACGCACTGAGATACTACGGGCTCACCCTGAACACCAACTGACCACGGCAGACGGCCTCCTAGCCTTGCTGCGCGCATGAGCGAGGGTGGTTCACCGGCAGCGGTTGGACCACCCTCGTACACTTGCCCCTCGATCAGCCCCACGGGGAGGTGCCATGCTGCGAGCCGCCGCCGACCCCGGTGTGCCACCCCCGCCGCACACGGCCACGACACCGTCCAGCCCACCGCCGGGCGTGGTCGGCGACCGCACCGGCACGCCCCCTTCTCCCCGGGACGAGCCGCCGGGCCCGGCCGTCGCCCCCTCGGCTCTGACACCGGCCCCCGCACTCACCTTTGCCAGCGCCCTGCGCGAGGCACTGCGCCGACGGGGGCTTCCGCTGCAACGGGTGTGCGACCGGCTGGCCGCCTGCGGCATCTCGGTCAGCCCGGCCACGCTCAGCCACTGGCAGCGCGGCCGCAGCTTCCCGGAACGGCCGCAGTCACTGCGTGCGGTACGGGAACTGGAGAACATCCTGGCCGTCGCGCCCGGCAGTCTCGTGAACCTCCTCCAGCCGCAGCGCCCACGAGGCAGGTCACGGACTGCCGTGCAGGACCTGTCGGTCTCCCGACGCGTCTTCCCACCCGGGTCGACGGTGGAGCGCGCCCTCGGCCCGGCCTTCGAGCACTTCAACCGGGACATCACTGCGCTGTCCATCCACGAGACCGTGTGGGTGGGCCCCGACCGAAGCGTGCGGCGGGTCTCCGTGACCCAGGTCCTGCGCGCGCTGCGCGACGGTCCGGACCGGCTCACCCTCGTGCACCAGGTGGACGAAGGCGTCCCGCCTGATGTGAGCATCACCGTGCAGTGCGGCGCGCTCGGTCCGGTCCGCAAGGACGAGGGGCTGCGCTGCGTGGTCGCCGACATCCTGCTCGGACGCCACCTGCTGCGCGGCGACACGGCGGTGATCCGTTACGACATGAGGGTCCCTTCGGGCCCGATACCCAGCGCCTCGTACGAACGCCGCATCCGTATGAGTCTGCGCGACTACCTGTTGCACGTGTGCTTCGATGCCGCAGCCCTGCCGGTGAGTTGCCTCAAGTTCTACCGTCGGCGCACCGACACCAAGCGGGAGCACACCGCCCGGGTGGCGATCGACCCCTCGCACACGGCCCATCTGCACCCGGCCAAGTGCACCCCCGGCGTGTACGGCATGGCCTGGGAGTGGCCGAAGTAGAAGTGGTGGGCGAAGCCGCGAACCGATTGAGACCGGTGTACGGCGACTCGCTCTCCTACGTAGCTATCAACGCGCCGTCACGCCGGACCCTCCCAGGCCGAAGAACTGCGTGATCCAGTGGCTGGAGCAGATCGAGTCCAGGAAGTAGGCGGCATTGGTGCTGCCGCACTGCTCGCCACCGCTTCCCCGATCGACCGGGGTGCCGTGCCCGATGCCCGGGACCCGGTTCACCTCGATCGCCGTCGAGCCGTCCGCTGCCAGGTACTCCTCGTGCTTGGTGGCGTTCGGGCCGATTGTCGAGGTGCGGCCCGGTGTCTGGGACAGACCGTGCAACGCGGTCCACTGGTCGCGCAGTTCGTCGGCGTTGCGCGGGGCGACGGTGGTGTCGTTGTCGCCGTGCCAGATGGCGACGCGTGGCCATGCACCGGTCCATGAGGGGTTGGCGGCACGGACCTGCTGCGCCCACTGTTCCGGAGTCTTGTCGGTTCCGGGGTTCATGCACATGTACGCACTGGCGACGTTCTTGGCGCAGCCGTAGGGCAGACCGGCGACGACCGCTCCGGCCTTGAAGACGTCGGGGTATGTGGCGAGCATGACCGAGGTCATGGCGCCGCCGGCGGACAGGCCGGTGACGTAGGTCCGCTGGGCGTCCGCACCGTAGGCGGAGACGGTGTGAGCGGCCATCTGCTGGACCGAGGCGGCCTCGCCCTGGCCCCTGCTGGTGTCACTGGGCTGGAACCAGTTGAAGCACTTGTTCAGGTTGTTCGTGGACGTGGTCTCCGCGAACACGAGCAAGAAGCCGTTGCGATCGGCGAGTTCGGGCAGACCCGAGTTGTCGGCGTAGGTCTGTGCGTCCTGCGTGCACCCGTGCAGCGCGAACACCACCGGCGGGTTCGCGGGCAGGGAGTCGGGCTGGTACACGTACATGTTCAACTGGCCCGGGTTGTCGCCGAAGTTGGTGACCTTCGTCAGGCCGACTGCAGCGTCCGTGGCCTGCGCCGGGCTGTGCGTGGCCCCTGCCAGGACAAGGGCCACGACGGCTGCGAAGCGGGACAGTTTCCCGCGCTGGGAGCGCCCCGCAAGACGCGACAGCGGGTGGACGGGGGGCGACTGCATAACGGCTCCTTCGGTGTCATGTGGAAGGGCATCGGGGCGCTCCCTGTGCGCGGATCAGCGGGAGTTCCCCGGTGCCAGGCACCGTAGGGGCGGCTCAGCGCGCGACGGTATGGCACGGAGCACCACACCCAGCAGGGTGCGATGTGCCTCCCGCGTAGGTTGCGATACCCGTCAACCTCCGGTAGCCAGTCGCCGGTTGGCCTCTCCAGATGCGCTGGAACGAGCAGCTCGGCAGCCGTGGCGGCGCGCACGTCGTCGACGCTCACTCCAGGGGCGAGTTCGGCCGGTCGAAGCCGTCGGAAGTGATGTCACCGCATCACTTGTCCGGCTTGGTCAGCACTCGTTCGGCTTGGTCAGCACTCTTTCGGTTTGGCCAGTGCCTTGC
This is a stretch of genomic DNA from Streptomyces sp. NA04227. It encodes these proteins:
- a CDS encoding helix-turn-helix transcriptional regulator encodes the protein MLRAAADPGVPPPPHTATTPSSPPPGVVGDRTGTPPSPRDEPPGPAVAPSALTPAPALTFASALREALRRRGLPLQRVCDRLAACGISVSPATLSHWQRGRSFPERPQSLRAVRELENILAVAPGSLVNLLQPQRPRGRSRTAVQDLSVSRRVFPPGSTVERALGPAFEHFNRDITALSIHETVWVGPDRSVRRVSVTQVLRALRDGPDRLTLVHQVDEGVPPDVSITVQCGALGPVRKDEGLRCVVADILLGRHLLRGDTAVIRYDMRVPSGPIPSASYERRIRMSLRDYLLHVCFDAAALPVSCLKFYRRRTDTKREHTARVAIDPSHTAHLHPAKCTPGVYGMAWEWPK
- a CDS encoding FAD-dependent monooxygenase; amino-acid sequence: MDHTLDADVIVIGAGPTGLMLAGELRLGRASVIVAEQLTKPTGQSRALGFTARTLETFDQRGLTPRFGGLETSAMGHFGSVPFDYTILEGAHFGARGIPQSTTEAILEQWALELGADIRRGHTFTALDQADDHVTVTLTTPDGTPRHLRARFVVGADGARSPVRKAARIDFPGTGGTQLMYLADVADSGVRLRPLGERLPGGLVQVFPMPEGIARIILSVHGTHPTPDSDTPHYTDVARAWHQVTGEDISHGNALWVSSFTDATRQATHYRNHRVLLAGDAAHIHLPAGGQGMSTGIQDAVNLGWKLAATVQHRAPHHLLDTYHSERHPVGARLLSNTRAQGMALFGGDETQALRDLYTELIALDDVKRHLAGAVSHLDIHYDMGENAHPLAGHRLPPHTLTTLTGPQHTPDLLHHAQGLFLDLTDNHELRTTLTGWKDRITTHTGTPTTPGPLDNLTALLIRPDGYIAWATETDDNPTTLTHALHHWFGNPTTP
- a CDS encoding S1 family peptidase → MALSRRQFFATAVAAAALTATGVTGAQAVTAEAPAGSYQPQMVEALADSLGVSESAAVARLDRQAALQKTLGLIQDKGVRTDGAFFDHKGRLVVNAANAQAAEDAEDAGLTARIPARGEAQLNRIKAALDARAAKRVPAGVTSWAVDVEKDTVTVTVADSKTASARSFLAAAAKYGSAVRVVKDKTEYEPQATVYPGSRMNLNNDSRSWCSVGFGARDSQGYQHLVSAGHCVESKPGLYLDGDRFAVGERSRFREGYNSVDMGTARVDSGDAIATSVGTWGNGSPVAVKGSQRATRGATVCKSGSTTGWTCGSVGSYNVSVTYTNPNTGARTYVTGLATSSVCTEGGDSGGAYISGNQGQGMTSGGPTGQQCNGVYGEGSSYFQPLDDALRYYGLTLNTN
- a CDS encoding PHB depolymerase family esterase, with protein sequence MQSPPVHPLSRLAGRSQRGKLSRFAAVVALVLAGATHSPAQATDAAVGLTKVTNFGDNPGQLNMYVYQPDSLPANPPVVFALHGCTQDAQTYADNSGLPELADRNGFLLVFAETTSTNNLNKCFNWFQPSDTSRGQGEAASVQQMAAHTVSAYGADAQRTYVTGLSAGGAMTSVMLATYPDVFKAGAVVAGLPYGCAKNVASAYMCMNPGTDKTPEQWAQQVRAANPSWTGAWPRVAIWHGDNDTTVAPRNADELRDQWTALHGLSQTPGRTSTIGPNATKHEEYLAADGSTAIEVNRVPGIGHGTPVDRGSGGEQCGSTNAAYFLDSICSSHWITQFFGLGGSGVTAR